Within the Vallitalea longa genome, the region CTAATCCTCCTATATAATATTTACCGTATGTATTTTTAAAAATTTTCTAGTATCCTTATATCAATTATCTCATAGTACTAATATTTTGTGAACAGTATTTTATATAAAATTATATTTAAACAAAATAACTATTTTTTAATAACTAAAATTATGACTTGGGATTTGAATACCTAGTAAAAAAACTTTTTATTGCCAATATTTTTTTATTATTGTATACTATCTACATAAAAAGACAAGTTACAACAAGAAGTCTAGCATATTAATATTTTTGACTAATATAAAAATAACTCCATTAGGCAGAAAATATTATAGAAAGGATAAATAAGAATGTACGAATATTACCCAACAGGAACATGCTCTAAAAAAATAACATTTGATGTAGTAGATAACAAAGTAACTAATGTAAAATTTACATATGGATGTGCCGGCAATCTATTAGGCATTAGCCAACTGATTGAAGGAATGGAAGTTGATGAAGTAATTGATCGTTTAGAAGGAACTCCTTGTGGTTCTAAACAAACATCATGTCCAGACCAGTTAGCAAAAGCTTTAAAAGAATACAAACAAAAAAATTCTTAACATACGAAAGACTATCCATGATTTATGGGATAGTCTTTACTTAATATGAATAATATGATTTCATTCATATTTTATCTATTTTGATTAACTTTACGATAATAATCAATATAATCCCGTCATATTTACCAACTACTTATTGTATAAATATTTTTTTCAAACTACCATCCTTTAAATTACACAATTTCCAATTAATATAGTTAAAAAAATAGACTTTTTTCACAAAACGCCTTGAATTATGTAAAAAAATGTGCTACACTCTTCTCAACTGGTAGTGACGAGATGACATCGCGTTATCACCACCTAAGGAGGATAAAAATGAAAAGTATCGATACACCTATACCTTTATACTACAAACTGAAGCAAGAAATAATAAAAATGATAGAAAATGAAGAAGTAAATGCAGATGAACTAATACCTTCAGAACGAGAAATGATGGAAAAATACGATATAAGTAGAACTACCGTAAGAAAAGCTATAGATATATTAGTTAATGAAGGTTATCTGTATAAAATACATGGAAAAGGGACATATGTAAAAGGCAAGAAGTTCTCTCAAGGATTACTTAAATTAACTAGTTGTAAAGAAATGTTAAGAAGCAAGGGCTTTGATCCTATATCAAAAGTCATAAAATATGATGTCTTGACTCCAAGTAAAAGATTAAGCCACCAAATGAATCTTACTCCTAAGGATAAAGTCTTCTACACCGAGAGAGTTAATCTAATTGAAGGATCACCTATAAACTATACCAAATCATATATACCTTACAAATATGTTCCATCAATAGAAAACTTCAATTTTAATAAAAGTTCTATATACAAAACTTTATCGACTGTTTATAAAATAGATATAATCGGTTCTAACAGAACTGTTGAAGCCGTACTACCCGATGAAGTAATAGCAAAAGCACTAGACATTAACCTTAACCTACCTTTATTGAAATTTAATGGTTGGGTATATGGTGAACATAATAGCAGCAAAATATTAATAGAATATTTCAAAACATTTTATAGATCAGATAGATCCAAATTCTATATAGACTTTGTTGAATAACCTAAAGGTATTTTCCTATTCTACTTACTTTCGTACCAATAT harbors:
- a CDS encoding GntR family transcriptional regulator, encoding MKSIDTPIPLYYKLKQEIIKMIENEEVNADELIPSEREMMEKYDISRTTVRKAIDILVNEGYLYKIHGKGTYVKGKKFSQGLLKLTSCKEMLRSKGFDPISKVIKYDVLTPSKRLSHQMNLTPKDKVFYTERVNLIEGSPINYTKSYIPYKYVPSIENFNFNKSSIYKTLSTVYKIDIIGSNRTVEAVLPDEVIAKALDINLNLPLLKFNGWVYGEHNSSKILIEYFKTFYRSDRSKFYIDFVE
- a CDS encoding TIGR03905 family TSCPD domain-containing protein; its protein translation is MYEYYPTGTCSKKITFDVVDNKVTNVKFTYGCAGNLLGISQLIEGMEVDEVIDRLEGTPCGSKQTSCPDQLAKALKEYKQKNS